The stretch of DNA TCCGCACGTTCCTCGCCGTCGCCGAGACCGGCAGCTTCACCCTCGCCGGTCAGCGGCTCGGCATCAGTCAGCCGACCGTCTCGCAACACGTGCGGCGGCTCGAGACCGCCGTGTCCCGGACCCTCGTCGCGCGCGACACCCGCGGGGTCGCGCTCACCGACAACGGGGACGCGATGGCCGGGTTCGCCCGCTCGATCCTGGCGGCGCACGCGACCGCCGACGCCTACTTCTCCGGAGCGGCGACCCGCGGGCGACTCCGGTTCGGCGCCGCCGACGACCTCGCGATCACGCAGCTGCCCCGGATCCTGCGGGACTTCCGCCGGCTGCACCCGCAGGTGAACCTCGAGCTGACGGTGAACCAGTCCGCGCCGCTGCTCCGTCGGGTGCACGCCGGCCAGCTCGACCTCGTCTTCATCAAGCAGACCGCGGGGGAGTCCGCCGAGGGCACCCGAGTCGCGACCGACCAGATGGTGTGGATGGCGCAGGACGGCATCGCGCTCGAGGCCGACGAGCCCGTCCCGCTGATCGCCTACCAGGCGCCGAGCATCAGCCGGCAGATGGCGATCGACGCGCTCGAGGCCGCCGGCCGCACGTGGCGGATCACCTGCAACACCCGCGACGTGAACGGGGTGCTCGCCGCCGTGCGCGCGGGGATCGGGGTCGCGGTGTTCCCGCACTCGCTCATCCCGGCGGACCTCGTGAAGGTGTCGCAGCGGCTCTCGCTGCCGGACCTTCCTGCGGTCGACTACGTCCTCATCGCGAACCCGACGGTGCAGCGCGAGCCGATCGACGCCCTGACGAGCGCGATCCTGTCCCGCGGGGTCGTGCGCGCCGTCTGAGCGCTCCGGCCGCCCTGCCGCCGGCACCGCTGCCGCCGCCCTGCCGCCGGAGACTCCCGGCAGAGCGACAGGCTGCCGCCGATGTTCCGCGGCGCACTGTCGCTTTCGCGGGATCGATCGGAACCGGGCCGCGCCGGGCCGCGCCGGGCAGGCCTCGCCTGGCCGCACCGCGCCGTGCCTGGCCGGGAGCGGCCCGCTACGGCGCGACGGTCGGCGTGGTCCCCGTGCCGGTCAGGTCGGGCAGCGCCACACCCGCCGGCGCCAGCAGCGCCGCGGCGACCGCCCAGAGCAGCACGAGCGTCCCGACCCCGCCGAGCACCGCCCCGAGGAGCCCCACCGGTCGCTGCCACGTCGCCGCGGGGCTCCGCAACGCCGTCCCCGACAGTGCGAGGGCGAGCACCCCGAGCACCAGTCCCGTCGCGTGCACCGTCGCCGGCGCCGTGAACCACCAGGCGGCGAGGGCGATCGTGGCGACCCCGGTCACGGCCCCGAGCGCGGCCGCCGGCGTCACACCGATCGCGGTGCGGCTGCGGTCACGAACGGTTCCGCGTCCGGTCTGGAGGCCCCGCTCACCCCCGTCGTCCTCGCCCACTCCGGCGTCGATCCCGGTCTGCACCGTGGTCGGCCCCGACCGGTGGCCTCGCCCGCGGGTCCCGGCCCCCCGGCGCCGCACCGGAGCGCCGGCCGTGCTCGGTTCGGCGGGGACGACCGGAGCGGCCGTCGTGCCCGTTGGGCCGGTGACGGCTCGGGCAGCGGCGGGGAGCGTGCCGGGGAAGACCGACGGCGCCGGGGCCGGGGCCGGCGTCGACGTCGACGCCGGGGCGGGTGCTGCGATCACGGCGTCGAAGTCGCTCGGCGCGGGCTCGACGACGACCGGCCGCGGTGCCTGCTGTCGGGCGAAGCGCGCTGGCGTGCGGTACCCGATCGGACCGGAGGGCTCGGGCTCCGTGCCCTCGACCAGGACGTGCTCGAGGCCGGGCACCGAGAAGCGTGGCTGCCCGACCGTGGGAGCGGCCGGTGCGGGGGGCTGCACCGGTGCCGGGGCGTGGGCGCTGTGGGTCGGGTCGACGGGCGGCGTGAGGGGACCGTTCGCCTCCGCGGCGTCGGTGGGCGACACCGGCAGGGGAGCGGTGTCGAACGGCGGCACCTGGACGGCGGGCGAGGTGGGAGCGGGCGGGAGCAGGTGTTCCTGCGGCGGGTAGTCCGGGACGACGACCTCGCCGACGGGCAGCGACCCGGCAGGACCCGACGGCGACACCGAGCCGGACGGCGGCACCGAGCCGGACGGCGGCACCGAGCCGGACGGCGACACCGAGCCCGACGGCGACACCGCGCCCGCGGCGGCCGGTCCGGCGCCCGCGGCAGCCCCGATCGCGGCCGCGGGCGACCCGGCGACGGCGGTGCCGTGCGGGCCGGGAGCGGCCGCGGGGACCGACGCACCCGTGTCGACGACGGGAGGGTGCGCGGCGGGGGCGAGTGGTGCCTCCCGGCCGGTCACGGTGTCCTCCGGGGGCGCGACGACCCACGCAGGGACCGCTCGACGCGGCCGGTCTCTGTCCGGCATGCGGTGCGACGCCACTCGTGCTCCCTCGCTCTTCTGATCCATCGTCATTTCTATCCACGTGCATGGATCCGGGAGCAGCCCCAGTTCCGGGGGCGCACGGTCCACTTCGCGCAGGACGCCCTCGCACAACGCCCTCGCAGAACGCAACGACGGCGGTTCCTCGCAGGGCTGTACCGCTGCGAGGAACCGCCGTCGTGGCGTGTTGCGGAGGGGGAGTGGCTACATGTCGCGGTAGCGCTTCGCCTCGGCGAGCTTCGTGCGGAGCTCGTCTGCCGTGAAGCGCGTGACGTACCCGGGGGTGTCTCGCTGGATCCGCCAGCCCTCGGCGAGGGGACCGGCGTCGACGACGTCGAACCCGAACTGGTCGATCAGCTCGGACACGACCCGCTTGGCCTCGGCGTCGTCACCCGCGACCACCAGGGCGCGGCGGTCGGGCGTGCCGGCCGGGGTGGCCTCGTCGGTGAGCGCGGGGGCGGCGATGTG from Curtobacterium sp. SGAir0471 encodes:
- a CDS encoding LysR substrate-binding domain-containing protein, translated to MLDPVLLRTFLAVAETGSFTLAGQRLGISQPTVSQHVRRLETAVSRTLVARDTRGVALTDNGDAMAGFARSILAAHATADAYFSGAATRGRLRFGAADDLAITQLPRILRDFRRLHPQVNLELTVNQSAPLLRRVHAGQLDLVFIKQTAGESAEGTRVATDQMVWMAQDGIALEADEPVPLIAYQAPSISRQMAIDALEAAGRTWRITCNTRDVNGVLAAVRAGIGVAVFPHSLIPADLVKVSQRLSLPDLPAVDYVLIANPTVQREPIDALTSAILSRGVVRAV